In the Sulfurovum zhangzhouensis genome, one interval contains:
- a CDS encoding class I SAM-dependent DNA methyltransferase, with protein MPTNTSESLDLYAKVEDLLGIEEATPRLYAHYLLFLQSIQPKTLLDVGCGSGDFLVQMKKALKLDEAKGVDLSPIMVERTKSKGVDAECIDLCDLDGKYDVITAVFDMVNYLDAKSLKRFLGCIADHLNDGGYFVFDVNTLYGFENVAVGAFIVDDEERFLAIDSDFEKKTYEMELTLFEKKNNSFVKSKEMITQHFHTLRALSSHKGLELIKSDEVELYEMGEPDKLFIVLQKR; from the coding sequence GTGCCAACTAACACTTCAGAGTCACTTGACCTCTATGCCAAAGTAGAGGATCTTCTAGGTATAGAAGAAGCAACTCCCCGTCTCTATGCCCATTATCTTCTTTTTTTACAATCTATTCAACCAAAAACCCTACTTGATGTCGGATGCGGTTCTGGCGATTTCCTGGTACAGATGAAAAAAGCATTGAAATTGGATGAAGCCAAAGGGGTTGACCTGAGCCCTATCATGGTCGAGCGAACCAAAAGCAAAGGGGTAGATGCAGAATGTATCGACCTGTGTGATCTTGATGGCAAATATGATGTGATCACGGCAGTGTTTGATATGGTGAACTACCTTGATGCAAAATCACTTAAAAGATTTTTGGGATGTATTGCAGATCATCTCAATGATGGTGGTTACTTTGTCTTTGATGTCAATACACTCTATGGATTTGAAAATGTCGCTGTGGGGGCCTTCATCGTAGATGATGAAGAGCGTTTTTTGGCCATTGACAGTGATTTTGAGAAGAAAACATATGAGATGGAACTTACCCTCTTTGAAAAAAAGAATAACTCTTTTGTTAAATCAAAAGAGATGATCACACAGCACTTTCATACCCTTAGAGCACTCTCTTCTCATAAAGGATTGGAACTTATCAAATCTGATGAGGTAGAACTCTATGAGATGGGAGAGCCGGATAAGCTCTTTATCGTGTTGCAAAAACGTTAA
- the mrtJ gene encoding JDVT-CTERM system glutamic-type intramembrane protease MrtJ, with amino-acid sequence MGKRELHYGAALLAAPLFCLVYHVFFTSQSLIYEELFGKKQILLWGVIIFPVIEELAFRGMIQEYIATKTNRFPLFFYLSLSNILTSVLFAAIHFFYHQAIWVLLVFFPSLVFGYFKEQYQSIVPGIILHAFYNLNFILLVGNIS; translated from the coding sequence ATGGGGAAAAGAGAACTACACTACGGAGCTGCACTACTTGCTGCTCCGCTATTTTGTCTTGTTTATCATGTCTTTTTTACATCACAGTCTCTGATTTATGAAGAACTATTTGGTAAGAAACAAATACTCTTATGGGGAGTGATCATTTTCCCGGTAATTGAAGAGTTGGCATTCCGTGGGATGATTCAAGAGTACATTGCCACTAAAACCAACCGATTTCCTTTATTTTTTTATCTCTCATTATCCAATATACTGACCTCTGTCCTTTTTGCCGCAATCCATTTTTTTTACCATCAGGCTATCTGGGTCTTACTGGTTTTTTTTCCATCTTTAGTATTTGGCTATTTTAAAGAACAATACCAAAGCATAGTGCCCGGTATTATTCTTCATGCGTTTTATAATTTAAATTTTATATTACTTGTAGGGAATATCAGTTAA
- a CDS encoding S8 family serine peptidase, with product MKKYFIGLMITSLLTLPALSDNSTVMQKLIDTIEVKSKPTDTQIPQKKHVQVIAILNSKDAQVSFMQAVDTNKSNFKIKKSFPLVQAKEKNNDASSTEAPAQKQVLVISSSTLSIDELIETIKKMPGVESVTEDHVVHTYEVIPDDPKFEDLWGLDNNNVPITDINVTEAWEFSTGSNEVVVGIIDSGVDYTHSDLSANIWTNPNEIPDNGKDDDHNGYVDDIHGIDTFNGDSDPMDDNMHGTHVAGTIGAVGDNANGVTGVNWNVKMAVCKFLDSAGEGYTSDALECVNYFNALKQDGINIVALNNSWGGVGEDYTFEQAVQTANNENILFVAAAGNEGTNNDATPTYPASYTTANVVSVAASDINGNLASFSNYGMISVDLAAPGVEIWSTIPSTCTPNNTDIFFTDDFENGTNKWEFLTYNTSDLSKTDIPSEHWQLDNLLFTSPFYSLSDSPGTTYNNNRTQIALTKNTINLSGATSTENAGVCISLKIYGRTETDWDTLNIQLSKDEGASWYSFSPISGNIPNWTEFSFLIPKEYLVSNLRVALTRISDGSIVYQGYNIDDISITSGTINHNNYAAYSGTSMATPHVSGAIALLASIDNNLNASQRKQILLNNVTYKSTYETKIATSGLLNAGAMLSHANEAPISSSGGGGGGCTYNPNLKKFDAMFFMLFMLSLLYPWRRKFIK from the coding sequence ATGAAAAAATACTTTATAGGTTTAATGATAACCAGCCTGCTTACATTACCTGCCCTATCTGATAATTCAACGGTAATGCAAAAGCTTATAGATACTATCGAAGTAAAATCCAAGCCTACTGATACACAGATCCCTCAAAAGAAACATGTACAGGTCATTGCTATATTGAACAGCAAAGATGCACAGGTATCATTCATGCAAGCAGTTGATACGAATAAAAGTAACTTTAAAATCAAAAAAAGTTTCCCACTTGTCCAAGCAAAAGAGAAAAACAACGATGCAAGTTCTACTGAGGCACCAGCACAAAAACAGGTTTTAGTTATCTCCTCTTCTACATTAAGTATCGATGAGCTCATAGAAACCATCAAAAAAATGCCTGGAGTAGAAAGTGTTACAGAAGATCATGTGGTTCATACATACGAGGTGATACCTGATGACCCAAAGTTCGAAGATCTGTGGGGGCTGGACAATAACAATGTTCCCATCACAGATATCAACGTAACAGAAGCATGGGAATTCAGTACAGGTTCAAATGAAGTTGTAGTAGGTATCATTGATTCTGGTGTGGACTATACCCACAGTGACCTAAGTGCAAATATCTGGACAAATCCCAATGAGATCCCCGACAACGGGAAAGATGACGATCATAATGGATATGTAGATGATATCCACGGTATTGATACTTTTAACGGTGACAGCGATCCCATGGATGATAATATGCATGGAACACATGTTGCCGGGACGATCGGTGCAGTCGGTGATAATGCAAATGGTGTTACAGGTGTCAACTGGAATGTCAAAATGGCAGTCTGTAAGTTTCTAGACTCGGCAGGAGAAGGTTATACAAGTGATGCATTGGAATGTGTCAATTACTTTAATGCACTCAAACAAGACGGTATTAATATTGTTGCTCTAAATAATTCATGGGGTGGAGTAGGAGAAGACTACACATTTGAACAAGCAGTGCAAACAGCAAATAATGAAAACATCCTTTTTGTTGCTGCTGCAGGCAACGAAGGAACCAATAATGATGCTACACCGACTTATCCTGCAAGTTATACGACAGCTAACGTTGTTTCTGTTGCAGCGTCAGACATCAATGGTAACCTAGCCTCTTTTTCGAACTACGGTATGATTTCAGTGGATCTTGCTGCCCCAGGAGTAGAAATATGGAGTACTATTCCAAGTACCTGTACTCCTAATAACACAGATATTTTCTTTACAGATGATTTTGAAAATGGAACAAATAAATGGGAATTTCTTACATACAATACAAGTGATCTCTCAAAAACAGATATTCCAAGTGAACATTGGCAGCTTGATAATTTACTTTTTACATCACCTTTTTATTCACTGAGTGATAGTCCCGGAACTACTTACAACAATAATAGAACACAAATTGCCCTTACAAAAAATACTATCAACCTTTCAGGAGCTACTTCAACAGAGAACGCAGGAGTATGTATTTCTCTTAAAATTTATGGAAGAACTGAAACAGATTGGGATACTCTTAATATCCAACTTTCTAAAGATGAAGGAGCAAGCTGGTACTCTTTCAGTCCAATTTCAGGTAACATCCCAAATTGGACGGAATTTTCTTTTCTCATACCAAAAGAATACCTAGTCTCAAACTTACGTGTAGCCTTAACGAGAATCAGTGACGGCAGTATAGTCTACCAAGGATACAATATTGATGATATCTCGATCACAAGCGGTACAATTAATCATAACAACTATGCGGCTTACAGTGGTACATCAATGGCAACGCCTCATGTATCTGGTGCGATAGCACTCCTAGCCTCTATAGACAATAATCTCAATGCGAGCCAAAGAAAACAGATCCTACTGAATAATGTAACGTATAAAAGTACCTATGAAACAAAGATTGCAACCTCAGGTTTATTAAATGCAGGAGCTATGCTCTCTCATGCTAATGAAGCACCTATATCAAGCAGCGGTGGTGGCGGCGGCGGTTGTACATACAATCCAAATCTTAAAAAGTTTGATGCAATGTTCTTCATGCTTTTCATGCTCTCTCTTCTCTATCCGTGGAGACGGAAATTCATAAAGTAA